One stretch of Candidatus Bathyarchaeia archaeon DNA includes these proteins:
- a CDS encoding OB-fold nucleic acid binding domain-containing protein: MTPEDIIQQILTKKPEVGREQLMFRLSVARNMTGGLIADASLLRMIAAELGVDVAGEEGVATHRLSLGHLVVGLNNATVTGRVVAVFPVRTFEGAKSGKLASVTIVDNDGSVRVVLWNEKADLVEAGELKVGQIVQFAHGYTKADKYGTPELHMGDRSSLDLNPQNINPGDYPTISKLATKLDQITLNSKSVTVEGKVTDVFSSSTFTRSDQTAGKVLRAKVADETGEVVVVFWNEKADEVETKLRRGAPIQIVNARVKPSQNNEVEVHADFSTYVDVSEVPLDLVKIGDLAEGSDDVCVEGEVASVPLAREVKTSKGETVRLASFDLQDETGVVRVTAWREHSETASELMIGEKILLENVYAKMGYSGKMELSTRSATVIRRI, translated from the coding sequence ATGACCCCCGAAGATATAATCCAGCAAATCCTCACAAAAAAACCCGAAGTTGGGCGCGAGCAACTGATGTTTCGGCTTTCGGTTGCCCGCAACATGACGGGAGGTTTGATTGCGGACGCGTCGCTTTTGAGGATGATTGCCGCAGAGTTAGGTGTAGACGTAGCAGGCGAAGAAGGGGTTGCGACTCACCGGCTTTCTTTGGGGCATTTGGTTGTGGGCTTAAACAACGCCACCGTTACGGGACGCGTGGTGGCGGTTTTTCCTGTGCGGACTTTTGAGGGCGCCAAATCTGGAAAGCTGGCAAGCGTCACCATCGTGGACAACGATGGGTCTGTTCGGGTGGTTTTGTGGAATGAGAAAGCGGACTTGGTTGAGGCTGGCGAACTGAAAGTGGGGCAAATTGTCCAGTTCGCCCACGGCTACACCAAAGCCGACAAATACGGAACCCCCGAGCTGCATATGGGAGACCGAAGCAGCCTAGACCTTAACCCTCAGAACATCAACCCTGGCGACTACCCAACAATAAGCAAGCTCGCCACCAAACTGGACCAAATAACGCTTAATTCGAAGAGTGTGACGGTGGAAGGCAAGGTCACCGACGTGTTCTCCTCCTCCACATTCACCCGAAGCGACCAGACTGCCGGTAAAGTGTTGCGTGCCAAAGTTGCCGACGAAACAGGTGAGGTGGTTGTGGTTTTCTGGAATGAGAAAGCCGACGAAGTGGAAACCAAGCTTCGCCGAGGCGCCCCCATCCAAATTGTGAATGCCCGCGTAAAACCCAGCCAAAACAACGAAGTTGAAGTGCACGCGGATTTCTCCACTTACGTTGATGTTTCGGAGGTGCCGCTGGATTTGGTGAAAATTGGCGACTTAGCTGAGGGTTCCGACGACGTCTGCGTGGAAGGCGAAGTGGCTTCAGTGCCTTTGGCGCGAGAAGTTAAAACTTCCAAGGGCGAAACGGTGCGGTTAGCTTCGTTTGATTTGCAAGACGAGACAGGTGTTGTTCGGGTGACAGCTTGGCGAGAACACTCCGAAACCGCAAGCGAGCTTATGATTGGCGAAAAAATCCTGCTGGAAAACGTTTACGCCAAAATGGGTTATAGTGGAAAAATGGAGTTGTCGACGCGGTCGGCAACCGTTATTCGTCGAATATAG
- a CDS encoding DUF131 domain-containing protein — protein MDAATLYSLGVTLIFVGILVLVAAVILISITQGKKGETKTAGAIIIGPVPIIFGSDKKSVKTILTLSVALTALLVAAMLIYYFLLR, from the coding sequence GTGGATGCTGCAACGCTTTACTCTTTGGGCGTTACGCTGATTTTTGTAGGCATCTTAGTCTTGGTTGCCGCCGTGATTTTGATAAGCATCACACAGGGCAAGAAGGGCGAAACGAAAACGGCAGGCGCAATCATCATTGGTCCAGTGCCCATCATTTTTGGGTCAGACAAGAAATCCGTCAAAACCATCCTGACGCTTTCAGTGGCGTTAACCGCACTGCTGGTTGCCGCCATGCTAATTTACTATTTTCTACTGAGGTAA
- a CDS encoding DUF131 domain-containing protein, whose protein sequence is MKTENCESVEEQTSTGFGKWGWVFAAGFGIIIVGMLLIGASSAFSGSGSTSTGIVIFIGPFPIVFGSGPDAAWLILIGLIIAAISAVLFVVRRRKAETWVG, encoded by the coding sequence ATGAAAACTGAAAACTGTGAAAGCGTGGAAGAGCAAACCTCAACAGGGTTTGGTAAATGGGGGTGGGTTTTCGCCGCGGGTTTTGGCATCATCATAGTAGGCATGCTGCTCATTGGGGCTTCTTCGGCGTTTAGCGGCAGCGGCTCCACCAGCACAGGCATCGTCATTTTCATTGGACCATTTCCCATCGTCTTTGGTTCAGGTCCAGACGCAGCATGGCTCATCCTCATCGGATTAATTATTGCAGCTATAAGTGCGGTTTTGTTTGTGGTTAGAAGAAGAAAAGCAGAAACGTGGGTTGGTTAG